The following are from one region of the Silene latifolia isolate original U9 population chromosome 9, ASM4854445v1, whole genome shotgun sequence genome:
- the LOC141598729 gene encoding uncharacterized protein LOC141598729 isoform X2: MATELEELIDFLSSPSPPVKRAAVDIVRGLTGSEDGMQSLAKYSKILLTKLSHLLGDPKEVSEPAAESLINLSQNSDLAGEMISLGLVNTAMEILYKPECPIKRLLVMLLVNLTQLDAGISSLLQIENEKVHGLYVMKLVRSFCRTPDERQGDPFEHVGSILINLSKKEAGREVLLDPKRGLLKQIIMQFDSPSLLRKRGVAGTIRNCCFDAETKLPNLLLTSEFLWPALLLPVAGNKVYSQEDTSKMPSELASALSIEREPVTDTEVRVQAIEAIYLIVLQEAGRRAFWSINGPRILQLGYEDEEDPKVMEAYERAGALLVESSGME; the protein is encoded by the exons ATGGCGACTGAACTTGAAGAACTCATCGACTTTCTTTcatctccttctcctcct GTCAAGAGGGCAGCAGTAGACATTGTTCGAGGATTGACTGGGTCTGAAGACGGTATGCAATCCCTGGCAAAATATTCCAAAATCCTGCTGACGAAACTATCTCATCTTTTAGGTGATCCTAAG GAAGTCTCAGAACCTGCAGCAGAGTCTCTTATAAATTTGTCCCAGAATTCAGATCTAGCAGGGGAGATGATATCTTTAGGACTGGTCAATACAGCCATGGAAATCTTATACAAGCCAGAGTGTCCTATCAAGAGATTGCTGGTTATGCTTTTGGTTAACCTAACTCAGCTTGATGCTGGTATTTCTTCCTTACTGCAG ATAGAGAATGAGAAAGTGCATGGGCTTTACGTTATGAAGCTTGTGAGGTCATTTTGTAGAACACCTGACGAGAGACAAG GTGATCCGTTTGAGCATGTTGGTTCTATTCTCATCAACCTCTCGAAGAAAGAAGCAGGAAGGGAGGTCTTGTTGGACCCCAAACGTGGCCTTCTAAAGCAGATAATTATGCAATTTGATTCACCAAGTTTATTGCGGAAAAGAGGG GTCGCAGGAACTATTCGTAATTGCTGCTTTGATGCTGAAActaagttgcccaacttgctttTAACATCAGAATTTCTGTGGCCGGCTCTACTTTTGCCAGTAGCTGGAAACAAG GTCTACAGTCAGGAAGACACATCCAAAATGCCTAGTGAACTTGCAAGTGCTTTATCGATTGAACGTGAACCTGTTACTGATACTGAGGTTCGCGTACAAGCAATTGAAGCAATTTACCTGATTGTATTACAG GAGGCTGGTAGAAGAGCGTTTTGGTCGATTAATGGTCCACGGATACTACAGTTGGGATATGAAGACGAAGAAGATCCTAAAGTTATGGAAGCCTATGAGCGAGCTGGAGCTCTG TTGGTTGAAAGCAGTGGCATGGAATGA
- the LOC141598728 gene encoding origin of replication complex subunit 6: MDITEVAKKLGLADNKPVIRKAAEFRRLSDVKFDSSAIGLGEICKAIICLEIAANKYEVIFDRQSAIRLSGMSEKAYTRSFNSLINILDVKNNLDIRELAIQFGCVRIIPIVRKGLKLYKERFFASLPASRRASTDFSRPVFLGVAFYLCAKKHKLKADKIKLIELCGASEAEFSSVSNSMKDLCHDVFGVLNEKKDPKEVKGNRELLDVFPEKRGYEDGGYISDEEKESSHYKKRKQMEKHAYEGWKSNVISSIEKEKDKNVATKRTKQAKLSFPTVTGKRDSQDLFT; this comes from the exons ATGGATATCACCGAAGTCGCCAAAAAACTCGGCCTCGCCGACAACAAACCCGTCATCCGAAAAGCGGCCGAGTTTCGCCGCCTTTCCGATGTCAAATTCGACTCTTCCGCTATCGGCCTC GGTGAGATTTGTAAGGCGATCATTTGCTTAGAAATCGCCGCAAACAA ATATGAGGTTATATTTGATCGACAAAGTGCGATACGATTAAGTGGGATGTCGGAGAAAGCGTACACTAGATCATTCAATTCCTTGATAAACATCCTTGATGTCAA GAATAATTTGGATATTAGAGAATTGGCGATTCAATTCGGATGCGTTAGGATCATTCCGATTGTGAGAAAAGGATTGAAACT TTATAAAGAGAGGTTCTTCGCTTCTCTTCCGGCTAGCAGGCGTGCTAGCACTGATTTCAGTCGACCTGTGTTTCTTGGTGTAGCATTTTATTTATGTGCTAAAAAGCATAAG CTTAAGGCCGACAAAATAAAGTTGATCGAACTTTGTGGGGCTTCAGAAGCTGAATTTTCCAGT GTTTCTAATTCAATGAAGGACCTCTGTCACGATGTTTTTGGAGTACTGAACGAAAAGAAAGATCCTAAAGAAGTGAAAGGCAATCGAG AATTATTGGATGTTTTTCCTGAGAAAAGGGGCTATGAGGATGGTGGGTACATTTCTGATGAAGAAAAAGAG TCTTCACATTACAAGAAACGCAAACAAATGGAGAAGCATGCTTACGAAGGGTGGAAATCGAATGTAATATCATCAATTGAAAAGGAGAAGGATAAGAATG TTGCTACCAAGCGAACTAAGCAAGCGAAGTTGAGCTTTCCTACAGTCACTGGCAAACGCGATTCCCAGGATTTATTCACATAA
- the LOC141598729 gene encoding uncharacterized protein LOC141598729 isoform X1: MATELEELIDFLSSPSPPPVKRAAVDIVRGLTGSEDGMQSLAKYSKILLTKLSHLLGDPKEVSEPAAESLINLSQNSDLAGEMISLGLVNTAMEILYKPECPIKRLLVMLLVNLTQLDAGISSLLQIENEKVHGLYVMKLVRSFCRTPDERQGDPFEHVGSILINLSKKEAGREVLLDPKRGLLKQIIMQFDSPSLLRKRGVAGTIRNCCFDAETKLPNLLLTSEFLWPALLLPVAGNKVYSQEDTSKMPSELASALSIEREPVTDTEVRVQAIEAIYLIVLQEAGRRAFWSINGPRILQLGYEDEEDPKVMEAYERAGALLVESSGME, encoded by the exons ATGGCGACTGAACTTGAAGAACTCATCGACTTTCTTTcatctccttctcctcctcct GTCAAGAGGGCAGCAGTAGACATTGTTCGAGGATTGACTGGGTCTGAAGACGGTATGCAATCCCTGGCAAAATATTCCAAAATCCTGCTGACGAAACTATCTCATCTTTTAGGTGATCCTAAG GAAGTCTCAGAACCTGCAGCAGAGTCTCTTATAAATTTGTCCCAGAATTCAGATCTAGCAGGGGAGATGATATCTTTAGGACTGGTCAATACAGCCATGGAAATCTTATACAAGCCAGAGTGTCCTATCAAGAGATTGCTGGTTATGCTTTTGGTTAACCTAACTCAGCTTGATGCTGGTATTTCTTCCTTACTGCAG ATAGAGAATGAGAAAGTGCATGGGCTTTACGTTATGAAGCTTGTGAGGTCATTTTGTAGAACACCTGACGAGAGACAAG GTGATCCGTTTGAGCATGTTGGTTCTATTCTCATCAACCTCTCGAAGAAAGAAGCAGGAAGGGAGGTCTTGTTGGACCCCAAACGTGGCCTTCTAAAGCAGATAATTATGCAATTTGATTCACCAAGTTTATTGCGGAAAAGAGGG GTCGCAGGAACTATTCGTAATTGCTGCTTTGATGCTGAAActaagttgcccaacttgctttTAACATCAGAATTTCTGTGGCCGGCTCTACTTTTGCCAGTAGCTGGAAACAAG GTCTACAGTCAGGAAGACACATCCAAAATGCCTAGTGAACTTGCAAGTGCTTTATCGATTGAACGTGAACCTGTTACTGATACTGAGGTTCGCGTACAAGCAATTGAAGCAATTTACCTGATTGTATTACAG GAGGCTGGTAGAAGAGCGTTTTGGTCGATTAATGGTCCACGGATACTACAGTTGGGATATGAAGACGAAGAAGATCCTAAAGTTATGGAAGCCTATGAGCGAGCTGGAGCTCTG TTGGTTGAAAGCAGTGGCATGGAATGA
- the LOC141598727 gene encoding sphinganine C4-monooxygenase 1-like — MVSDEILGTFAPIFVYWAYSGIYIMLGSLDNYRLHSRKDEDEKNLVSKSTVVKGVLLQQSVQAVVAIILFAVTGNPDDALTEQKSSILVLVRQFLTGMMVLDTWQYFMHRYMHHNKFLYRHIHSQHHRLVVPYAFGALYNHPVEGLLLDTIGGALSFLISGMSPRMSIFFFSFATIKTVDDHCGLWLPGNLFHVLFKNNTAYHDVHHQLYGSKYNFSQPFFVMWDRILGTYMPYSLVQREEGGLEVTPAKEWKDE; from the exons atggtGTCAGATGAAATTCTGGGCACATTTGCACCAATATTTGTGTATTGGGCATATTCTGGGATTTATATAATGTTGGGTTCACTTGATAATTATCGTTTACATTCAAGAAAAGATGAAGATGAAAAGAATTTGGTCTCTAAATCTACTGTTGTTAAGGGTGTTCTTCTTCAACAATCTGTTCAAGCTGTTGTTGCTATTATCCTTTTTGCA GTGACTGGAAACCCCGATGATGCTCTAACTGAGCAGAAATCTTCTATACTTGTTCTCGTCCGCCAATTTCTTACGGGAATGATGGTCTTAGACACCTGGCAATATTTCATGCATCGGTACATGCACCATAACAAGTTTTTGTACCGACATATCCATTCCCAGCATCACCGGCTTGTTGTGCCCTACGCATTTGGGGCGCTTTACAACCATCCTGTGGAGGGTCTTCTTCTTGACACAATTGGGGGTGCTTTGTCCTTTCTTATTTCCGGCATGTCTCCCCGGATGTCTATTttcttcttttccttcgcaaCAATAAAAACCGTAGATGATCATTGTGGCCTGTGGCTACCTGGGAACCTCTTCCACGTCTTGTTCAAGAATAATACTGCATATCACGATGTGCATCACCAGCTTTATGGCAGCAAGTACAACTTTTCGCAGCCCTTCTTTGTCATGTGGGACCGGATTCTTGGAACCTACATGCCATACTCGTTAGTGCAGCGAGAGGAAGGTGGGTTGGAGGTCACACCAGCAAAGGAGTGGAAGGACGAATGA